One region of Novipirellula artificiosorum genomic DNA includes:
- a CDS encoding heparinase II/III domain-containing protein, which produces MLRAVEFKSVCYMTLALLVSAASTTVAHTEETKQPLARQVKRGLPLQVQQAFGFEDARLWSGGTPVTSPRRSGAAMKWEKHTKNPTLECRLSPFDLSAFNVMSFWLHSNQAGDATFMVILPSTREKGTNSYYSNKITVDWEGWKKINLHFRSFGKAREPKGWDHIDSIRFAASGWDQEPTDEPVWVLDELDFEYTTEPYRPMVAAKKYVPEPDRSDYLDHLRPGHPRLILLDEDLPQLRQFIESDERGKAWYRRAKESAERLYKLPVRKHELPDGRRLLSISRDVVNRIYHWGFFYRIEGDKKWLDRACQELEAVVAFPDWNPNHYLDTAEMMHAVAIGYDWFYPGLTEQQRKTIRDGLYHHGLRLSYAAYMGLEAEGTQSWRHVTNNWNFVCNGGTGLAAMALLDEMPDLCTEILDQGFQYIQIPLEHFEPDGAWWEGVGYWGYSMRYLVPYLRGLETAFGTDFGFIHSLQGTGFAQAGDFPVYLVSPLGGIYNFADSGSGGGKYKHSQLFYLASRFQNPLYQYFQEQQTSGGLEDLLYYEPLETKTTIRDIPLDKYFRGTEVATLRSSWTDRDAAFVGIKCGRNGIAHAHQDLGSFIFYALGEEWLIDLGTEHQTYLSHQHHLSRSEFYRIREEGHNTLVFNPGPGYSQGSKATAKIERFETSPDDVFAIADLTDAYRQHATSVKRGYRLFDDRTTFLIQDEFTAKKKSDVWWFAHGAAGTDYSLDDSGKVVTLRRGNQRCQARLLSPAGAKFQVMDAAPLPTSPNPNIQETNDGMKKLAVHLEDTQRETIAILFVPQMDEKTPKEIGATPSPLEDWKLQHK; this is translated from the coding sequence ATGCTGAGAGCTGTCGAATTCAAGTCTGTCTGTTACATGACCCTGGCCCTGTTGGTGTCAGCAGCGTCCACCACAGTCGCTCATACCGAGGAAACAAAGCAACCACTCGCACGGCAAGTCAAACGAGGCTTGCCCTTGCAAGTCCAGCAGGCATTCGGATTCGAGGACGCCCGCCTCTGGAGTGGCGGTACCCCCGTCACGTCCCCGCGAAGATCCGGCGCCGCAATGAAGTGGGAAAAGCATACCAAGAACCCGACGTTGGAATGCCGCCTTTCCCCCTTCGATCTGTCCGCCTTCAATGTCATGTCTTTCTGGCTCCATTCCAATCAAGCCGGTGATGCCACCTTCATGGTGATTTTGCCTTCAACTCGCGAGAAGGGGACGAACTCGTACTACTCCAATAAGATCACCGTCGACTGGGAGGGTTGGAAGAAGATCAACCTTCACTTCCGCTCCTTCGGTAAGGCACGCGAGCCCAAGGGCTGGGACCACATTGACAGCATCCGCTTCGCCGCAAGCGGTTGGGACCAGGAGCCAACCGACGAGCCCGTCTGGGTCCTCGACGAACTCGATTTCGAGTACACCACGGAACCCTATCGCCCCATGGTCGCGGCGAAAAAATACGTGCCCGAGCCAGACCGCAGCGACTACCTGGACCACCTACGTCCAGGCCACCCCCGCTTGATTCTGCTGGACGAAGACTTGCCTCAACTGCGTCAGTTCATCGAATCGGACGAGCGAGGGAAAGCCTGGTACCGCCGTGCCAAGGAAAGCGCCGAACGCCTCTACAAACTCCCGGTCCGAAAACACGAACTCCCCGACGGCCGTCGCCTGCTGTCGATCTCCAGAGACGTCGTCAATCGCATCTACCACTGGGGCTTCTTCTATCGCATCGAAGGCGACAAGAAATGGCTCGATCGGGCCTGTCAGGAATTGGAGGCGGTGGTCGCCTTCCCCGATTGGAATCCCAACCACTACCTCGACACCGCTGAAATGATGCATGCCGTCGCCATCGGCTATGACTGGTTCTATCCGGGGCTGACCGAGCAGCAGCGAAAAACCATCCGCGACGGCCTGTATCACCACGGTCTGCGACTCTCTTACGCCGCATACATGGGGCTCGAGGCCGAAGGCACGCAGAGTTGGCGGCATGTGACGAATAACTGGAATTTCGTCTGCAATGGTGGTACCGGCCTGGCCGCCATGGCCTTACTCGATGAAATGCCCGATCTGTGCACCGAGATTCTCGACCAGGGCTTTCAGTACATCCAAATCCCCTTGGAACATTTCGAACCCGATGGAGCCTGGTGGGAAGGAGTCGGATACTGGGGCTACTCCATGCGATACCTCGTGCCCTACCTCCGCGGACTCGAAACAGCCTTCGGAACCGATTTCGGATTCATCCACTCGCTGCAGGGAACCGGGTTTGCCCAGGCAGGCGACTTCCCCGTCTACCTCGTCAGCCCCCTTGGAGGAATCTACAACTTTGCCGACTCTGGATCCGGAGGCGGTAAGTACAAGCATTCCCAGCTATTCTATCTTGCCAGCCGCTTTCAGAACCCGCTCTACCAGTACTTCCAGGAGCAACAAACGTCTGGCGGATTGGAAGATCTGCTGTACTACGAACCTCTTGAAACGAAAACGACGATCCGTGATATCCCGCTCGACAAATACTTCCGTGGCACGGAAGTAGCAACCCTGCGCAGCAGTTGGACGGATCGCGACGCCGCATTCGTTGGTATCAAGTGCGGTCGGAACGGAATCGCCCATGCCCATCAAGACCTCGGCAGCTTCATCTTCTACGCCCTCGGCGAAGAATGGCTGATCGACCTGGGCACGGAACATCAGACCTACCTCAGCCACCAACACCATCTGTCCCGATCCGAGTTCTATCGCATCCGTGAGGAAGGACACAACACGCTCGTCTTCAATCCCGGCCCCGGGTACTCCCAGGGTTCGAAGGCGACTGCCAAGATCGAACGTTTTGAAACTTCGCCAGACGACGTCTTCGCCATCGCCGACTTGACCGACGCCTACCGCCAACACGCCACGTCCGTGAAACGGGGTTACAGACTGTTCGATGACCGGACCACGTTCCTGATCCAAGACGAATTCACGGCAAAGAAAAAAAGCGACGTCTGGTGGTTTGCCCACGGAGCAGCCGGCACCGATTACTCCCTCGACGATTCGGGTAAGGTTGTCACCCTTCGACGAGGCAACCAGCGCTGCCAAGCCCGTTTGCTGTCACCCGCCGGCGCGAAGTTTCAGGTCATGGACGCAGCTCCGCTGCCGACCTCCCCAAACCCCAACATCCAGGAAACAAACGACGGCATGAAGAAGCTGGCCGTCCATCTGGAGGATACTCAAAGGGAAACGATTGCCATCTTGTTTGTCCCCCAGATGGACGAGAAGACGCCCAAGGAGATTGGGGCCACCCCATCGCCGCTCGAGGATTGGAAATTGCAGCACAAGTAA
- a CDS encoding sulfatase family protein — translation MNRPLSRHVSFCAFTCCWLLLGQALAADSPNVVLVLADDLGYGDVQPLNRDSAIPTPAFNRLAAEGMTFTDAHTPSAVCTPTRYGLLTGRYCWRSQLKRGVLNGYSAPLIEADRSTIASVLSAGGYRTAIVGKWHLGLGLDGGEKNLDLSKPLSHYPGTLGFDSSFVIPASLDFPPYVYFRDGQATTTDTLDQDAQSFPPYTRKGPRAVDFDMQGCLRRLTDEAIAVIQSMPGSDKPVFLYFPMTAPHKPVLPEDGFMGKTELGAYGDFVCQVDAMLGRILEAMDDAKVADNTILIVTSDNGSFMYRMDADVPDHLDDESVQGFHPDSHRANAGWRGTKADIWEGGHRVPFFVRLPDQAHAGTRVENVVGLVDLLATLTDELNILVPDGAAEDSVSFASLLKNGGAAFDRPPLICHSAGGMFAIRDGKWKLVAGNGSGGRENPKGKPFEEPWMLFNLQQDPAETTNVAEQNPEVFQRLKTQLLEIKD, via the coding sequence ATGAATCGTCCCTTGTCGCGACACGTTTCTTTCTGCGCGTTCACCTGTTGCTGGCTCTTATTGGGCCAAGCGTTGGCAGCCGACTCACCCAACGTCGTTTTGGTTTTGGCCGACGACCTGGGCTACGGCGATGTCCAGCCGCTCAACCGGGACTCCGCCATTCCCACCCCAGCTTTCAATCGCTTGGCTGCGGAGGGCATGACCTTTACAGACGCTCACACACCGTCAGCGGTGTGTACGCCGACGCGTTATGGTTTGTTGACGGGACGCTATTGTTGGCGGTCTCAATTGAAACGAGGTGTATTGAATGGCTATAGCGCACCTCTGATCGAAGCGGATCGGTCCACGATCGCAAGCGTGCTTTCCGCGGGCGGCTATCGAACGGCGATTGTTGGGAAATGGCACCTGGGTTTGGGGCTTGACGGAGGCGAAAAGAATCTTGATCTCAGCAAGCCTCTGTCGCACTATCCAGGCACGCTGGGTTTTGATTCCTCATTCGTGATCCCTGCGTCCCTCGATTTTCCTCCCTACGTCTATTTCCGCGATGGCCAAGCAACGACCACGGACACATTGGATCAAGATGCCCAGTCGTTTCCTCCCTATACGCGGAAGGGGCCTCGCGCAGTCGATTTTGATATGCAGGGTTGCCTTCGCCGTTTGACCGATGAAGCCATCGCGGTCATCCAGTCCATGCCTGGCTCGGACAAACCGGTGTTTCTGTACTTCCCCATGACAGCCCCCCATAAGCCCGTGCTTCCGGAGGACGGATTTATGGGCAAGACCGAGCTTGGGGCCTACGGGGATTTTGTCTGCCAGGTCGATGCCATGCTGGGTCGAATCTTGGAAGCGATGGATGACGCAAAGGTCGCCGACAACACGATCTTGATCGTAACCAGCGACAACGGTTCCTTCATGTACCGTATGGATGCCGATGTTCCGGATCACTTGGATGATGAATCCGTTCAGGGTTTTCATCCCGACAGCCATCGCGCCAACGCGGGCTGGCGAGGAACCAAAGCCGATATTTGGGAAGGCGGACACCGTGTTCCCTTTTTTGTACGACTACCGGATCAGGCCCATGCCGGAACAAGGGTTGAAAACGTCGTTGGACTTGTCGACCTATTGGCGACGCTCACAGATGAGCTGAACATTCTGGTTCCAGACGGTGCAGCGGAGGACTCGGTTAGCTTCGCCAGTTTGTTGAAAAACGGCGGTGCAGCTTTTGATCGCCCACCACTGATTTGTCATTCGGCCGGTGGCATGTTTGCGATCCGAGATGGCAAGTGGAAACTGGTCGCCGGAAATGGTAGCGGTGGACGGGAAAACCCCAAAGGTAAGCCGTTCGAGGAACCTTGGATGTTGTTCAATCTCCAACAGGATCCGGCAGAAACAACCAACGTTGCTGAGCAAAACCCCGAAGTCTTTCAACGTTTGAAAACCCAGCTTCTTGAAATCAAAGATTGA
- a CDS encoding rhodanese-like domain-containing protein: MQTIDVKQLADKATEGEVDLIDVRMPTEFREVHAECAKNVPLESLDPNEVAGSRSNGSAEPIYLICRSGNRSAQACKKFIDAGIENVVNVEGGTTAWAAAGLPVVRGKKAFPLMQQVQITAGFLVVLGVVLGYFVHPYFVALSGFVGAGLMFAGSTGLCPMASLIAKMPWNQCGGGSCSA, translated from the coding sequence ATGCAGACGATTGATGTGAAGCAATTGGCCGACAAAGCAACCGAGGGCGAAGTGGATTTGATCGACGTCCGGATGCCAACTGAGTTTCGCGAGGTTCACGCCGAGTGCGCAAAAAACGTGCCTCTTGAATCGCTTGATCCGAACGAGGTCGCAGGATCACGCAGTAACGGATCCGCTGAACCCATTTATTTGATCTGCCGCAGTGGGAATCGATCGGCGCAGGCTTGCAAGAAATTCATCGACGCCGGCATCGAGAATGTTGTCAACGTCGAAGGGGGTACGACCGCTTGGGCTGCTGCGGGATTGCCGGTTGTTCGCGGTAAGAAGGCGTTTCCTTTAATGCAACAAGTTCAGATAACGGCTGGCTTTCTAGTCGTGCTCGGTGTTGTACTGGGCTACTTCGTTCACCCCTACTTCGTCGCGCTTTCTGGATTTGTCGGTGCTGGCTTGATGTTCGCCGGTAGCACGGGTTTGTGCCCCATGGCGTCCCTGATCGCCAAGATGCCATGGAATCAATGCGGTGGCGGATCATGTTCGGCCTAG
- a CDS encoding sulfatase-like hydrolase/transferase: protein MPLRTLIPCCFLLGCFACAAHADDAPPNIVVILADDLGWNSVGYHNDEFKTPHIDSIAADGIELNRFYVAPMCSPTRAGLMTGRYPIRFGLARAVIPPYRDFGLPVSETTLPEMLGRLGYLDRGVFGKWHLGHRRAKWHPLARGFTHFHGHYNGAIDYFDLTREGVRDWHLDYESSDQEGYATDLIADAAANWIKQSAASDTPYFCYLPFNAPHSPFQAPDEAIQRYGDLDGKHKPNAKNREIYKAMIGRMDEGIGSILSAIDASGESENTLVWFFSDNGGVAGLRGINDPLRGAKLTVFEGGTRVPACVRWPGKIPAGRSTDAVCGYIDLLPTLVSLAGRTISELAEKPMDGVDLSAVLFGKSERIESRSWFSYHGQSGPSSEHLAVIDDEWKLVVNGPQLRDIGQIQDEHQQVHLFHLSDDLNEMTDQAAQYPERVKKLAQQLVEHRALQPKDAITPYNVDNSGFVPPPRWMLDPEHPDELVGHYLGTVHK, encoded by the coding sequence ATGCCGCTCCGTACGCTGATCCCTTGTTGTTTTCTACTTGGCTGTTTCGCATGCGCCGCACACGCTGACGACGCTCCTCCCAACATCGTGGTGATCTTGGCAGACGACCTGGGCTGGAATTCGGTCGGCTATCACAACGACGAATTCAAGACGCCTCATATCGACTCCATCGCGGCCGACGGGATTGAACTGAATCGGTTTTATGTCGCGCCGATGTGTTCGCCTACCCGTGCCGGATTGATGACGGGACGCTATCCGATCCGCTTCGGCTTGGCCCGTGCCGTCATCCCACCGTATCGCGATTTTGGCCTACCCGTCTCCGAAACGACGCTGCCCGAGATGCTCGGTCGTCTTGGATACCTGGATCGTGGCGTCTTCGGAAAGTGGCATTTGGGGCATCGACGTGCGAAGTGGCATCCCCTGGCTCGAGGTTTCACGCATTTTCATGGACACTACAACGGTGCGATCGACTACTTCGATTTGACGCGTGAAGGCGTCCGTGATTGGCACCTCGACTATGAATCATCGGACCAAGAGGGATATGCAACGGACCTGATTGCGGACGCTGCGGCAAACTGGATCAAGCAATCCGCAGCCTCGGATACTCCGTATTTTTGCTATTTGCCTTTCAACGCTCCGCATTCACCCTTCCAGGCGCCCGACGAGGCGATTCAGCGGTACGGTGACTTAGATGGGAAGCATAAGCCCAACGCGAAGAATCGAGAAATCTACAAAGCGATGATCGGTCGCATGGATGAAGGCATCGGCAGCATTTTGAGTGCCATCGATGCTTCCGGTGAATCCGAAAACACCCTCGTCTGGTTCTTCAGTGACAACGGCGGCGTGGCTGGGTTGCGAGGCATCAATGATCCACTCCGCGGTGCAAAACTCACCGTATTCGAGGGCGGCACTCGGGTTCCTGCCTGTGTTCGTTGGCCCGGAAAAATCCCTGCAGGGCGATCAACGGATGCGGTCTGTGGCTACATCGATCTGTTGCCGACCTTGGTTTCACTGGCCGGTAGAACCATTTCGGAACTCGCAGAGAAACCGATGGATGGCGTGGATTTGTCCGCCGTGTTGTTTGGTAAAAGTGAAAGGATCGAGAGCCGGTCTTGGTTTTCCTATCACGGACAATCCGGGCCCTCCTCGGAGCATTTGGCGGTCATCGACGATGAATGGAAGTTGGTGGTCAACGGGCCTCAATTGAGAGACATTGGCCAAATTCAAGATGAACATCAACAAGTGCATCTCTTTCACTTGTCTGACGATCTGAACGAAATGACGGATCAGGCCGCTCAGTATCCAGAGCGTGTCAAAAAATTGGCGCAACAGCTCGTCGAGCACCGAGCACTTCAGCCGAAAGATGCCATAACGCCTTACAATGTCGACAACTCTGGCTTCGTTCCCCCGCCGCGGTGGATGCTGGATCCAGAGCATCCGGATGAACTGGTTGGCCATTACTTAGGGACCGTTCACAAATAA
- a CDS encoding BNR repeat-containing protein gives MSNDPDSDDRVSSDVDAPEPRPHVRVSTVATNGMPKDIVKRGSTWNFGPGSLWTHNGWQYAAYWDDQCQVSVARRQLPKGAWSVISLPGYKRTENIDRGKAGPKSQGFGDSHEKVAMGISADGVIHLAFDHHVSTLHYRRSKTSVATHPMLHPWTTDLFEPVKDHLGGPTIEAVTYPCFTRDGDRLLLYLRLNGGSGSADSHFFEYANGQWQINDFDASKLIDKHWSGGNGTVNAYPHGLIVRDGRRHLTWCWRDTPVASTCHDLCYAYSDDHGKTWLNNDGVLIGVLGKQFINADSPGVAVFRIPPGTRYQNGGSMTVDARGRVHVLMRGEDGQPAYFQRDPGTKQWTRGKTDVLGTLVAGDHDRLYVVADGNVLFAPAEDPSKLSVRYTGNESLFTDSKPSVDAMCGDLDRWISVIGQSGTTVSVADYDVAENDVSDSQP, from the coding sequence ATGTCGAACGATCCCGATAGCGATGATCGGGTTTCTAGCGACGTTGATGCCCCCGAGCCACGACCGCATGTCCGAGTATCAACCGTAGCAACAAACGGAATGCCAAAGGATATCGTCAAGCGAGGATCAACATGGAACTTTGGCCCTGGCTCGCTTTGGACTCACAACGGTTGGCAATACGCCGCTTATTGGGACGACCAATGCCAGGTATCCGTGGCTCGGCGACAGTTGCCCAAGGGCGCATGGTCAGTGATCTCACTGCCTGGTTACAAACGCACCGAGAACATCGATCGAGGCAAGGCCGGACCGAAATCTCAGGGGTTTGGGGACTCTCACGAAAAGGTCGCCATGGGGATTTCGGCCGACGGCGTGATTCACCTTGCCTTTGATCATCATGTCTCGACGCTCCATTATCGTCGTAGCAAGACGTCAGTGGCAACCCATCCGATGTTACACCCATGGACCACGGATTTGTTTGAACCCGTCAAGGACCATCTCGGCGGGCCGACGATCGAAGCGGTGACGTACCCGTGTTTCACTCGCGATGGCGATCGTCTGCTGCTTTACTTGCGTCTCAACGGGGGTTCCGGCAGCGCGGACTCTCACTTCTTTGAATATGCAAACGGACAATGGCAGATCAATGATTTCGATGCCAGCAAGTTGATCGACAAACATTGGTCCGGCGGGAACGGTACGGTCAATGCCTATCCCCATGGTTTGATCGTGCGAGATGGACGTCGCCACCTGACTTGGTGCTGGCGTGACACGCCCGTCGCCAGCACCTGCCACGACCTGTGTTACGCCTACAGCGATGATCATGGGAAAACGTGGCTGAACAATGACGGTGTACTCATCGGTGTTTTAGGAAAGCAATTCATCAACGCCGATTCGCCAGGCGTAGCGGTTTTCCGCATCCCGCCAGGAACTCGTTACCAAAACGGAGGGTCGATGACCGTTGACGCACGAGGCCGAGTGCATGTGTTGATGCGAGGCGAAGATGGCCAGCCCGCTTACTTCCAACGCGATCCAGGCACGAAACAATGGACTCGCGGCAAAACAGACGTACTCGGAACGTTGGTGGCCGGAGACCATGACCGCCTGTACGTCGTTGCGGATGGCAACGTGTTGTTCGCACCGGCAGAGGATCCTAGTAAGCTATCCGTTAGGTACACAGGCAATGAAAGTCTGTTTACCGACAGCAAACCGAGCGTCGACGCGATGTGTGGCGATCTGGATCGCTGGATTTCGGTAATCGGGCAAAGCGGAACAACGGTCAGCGTTGCAGATTATGACGTGGCCGAAAACGATGTCAGCGATTCGCAGCCTTGA
- a CDS encoding MBL fold metallo-hydrolase — MLLKYFYDQKLAHASYMVGCQRAKVAIVVDPGRDVEQYLEMAEREGVKLVAVAETHIHADYVSGARELADRVGAKLYLSDEGPADWKYHYVDDYDSELVHDGDHFMIGNIRFDVMHTPGHTPESISFLLTDQGGGADKPMGIFSGDFIFVGSIGRPDLLEEAAGLKGTAEPGARDLFKSAERFKSLPDYLQVWPAHGAGSACGKGLGAIPSSTAGYEKLFNPALQFTDEEAFVRYILADQPEAPKYFAVMKRVNKEGPLILGANHHHKMLDSGKLADALSSGTVIDLRPSPEFAKAHVPGTINLPLGMLSAWAGWLVDYDRPTYLVCEPEQLEEAARLLHKIGIEEIKGGFDATAVRQSGLASEVYATGTPADLAASIEAGEVKLIDVRSNEEWNEGHIEQAEHHFLGRLPQTLGELPRDEKLVIQCRSGARSAIGASVLQAAGFRSIVNLTGGYTAWKADGLASVKSQPAMSG, encoded by the coding sequence ATGTTGCTCAAGTATTTCTATGATCAAAAACTGGCCCACGCTTCCTACATGGTTGGCTGTCAGCGTGCCAAGGTTGCCATCGTCGTTGATCCAGGTCGTGATGTGGAACAGTACCTCGAGATGGCCGAGCGTGAAGGAGTGAAGTTGGTCGCGGTTGCGGAAACTCACATTCATGCCGACTACGTTTCCGGCGCGCGTGAACTTGCCGATCGCGTGGGTGCAAAGCTGTACCTATCCGATGAAGGACCGGCCGACTGGAAATACCACTACGTGGACGACTACGACAGCGAACTAGTGCACGACGGCGATCACTTCATGATCGGCAACATTCGGTTCGACGTCATGCACACGCCGGGTCACACTCCCGAAAGCATTTCGTTTCTGCTGACCGACCAAGGCGGTGGCGCGGACAAGCCAATGGGGATCTTTTCGGGTGACTTCATTTTCGTCGGTTCGATCGGGCGCCCTGACCTGCTCGAGGAAGCGGCTGGCTTGAAGGGAACGGCCGAGCCGGGTGCTCGCGACTTGTTTAAGTCGGCCGAGCGATTCAAGTCCTTACCGGACTATCTACAGGTTTGGCCAGCGCACGGTGCGGGGAGTGCTTGCGGCAAAGGTCTCGGCGCGATTCCTTCGTCGACCGCGGGCTATGAAAAGTTGTTCAACCCGGCACTTCAGTTCACGGACGAAGAAGCATTCGTTCGCTACATCCTGGCTGATCAGCCGGAAGCCCCGAAGTACTTTGCGGTGATGAAGCGAGTCAATAAAGAAGGACCCTTGATTCTAGGCGCCAACCATCATCACAAGATGCTCGATTCCGGCAAGCTCGCAGATGCGTTGAGTTCCGGGACGGTCATTGACTTGAGGCCATCACCGGAGTTCGCCAAAGCGCATGTTCCCGGCACGATCAACCTTCCGCTAGGCATGTTGTCCGCGTGGGCGGGGTGGTTGGTGGACTACGATCGGCCGACGTACCTGGTCTGCGAACCGGAACAGTTGGAGGAAGCGGCAAGGCTGCTACACAAGATCGGTATCGAAGAAATCAAAGGCGGCTTTGATGCGACCGCGGTACGCCAATCCGGATTGGCTAGCGAAGTCTATGCAACGGGAACGCCCGCAGACCTCGCTGCATCGATTGAAGCGGGTGAGGTGAAGTTGATTGACGTCCGCTCCAACGAAGAATGGAATGAAGGTCACATCGAACAGGCCGAGCACCACTTCCTGGGTCGACTGCCTCAGACGCTCGGCGAACTGCCACGCGACGAGAAGCTGGTTATCCAATGCCGCAGCGGTGCAAGATCGGCAATTGGCGCCAGCGTGTTGCAAGCCGCTGGATTCCGGAGCATCGTCAACCTGACGGGTGGCTACACGGCATGGAAAGCAGACGGATTGGCGAGCGTGAAATCACAGCCTGCCATGAGCGGCTGA
- a CDS encoding sulfite exporter TauE/SafE family protein — MFGLAIFFGAIVGFALGLTGGGGGIFAVPLLVYGLSVAPREAVGISLASVGGTALFGALPRLRRGEVELRTGLLFAVAGMMGAPVGAYLSKLVPEQILLVLFAILMLVVASRMWSKAKDPTLASGVCVTESEPGRDRSACQRDEDGKLRLTSKCARLLVLVGLMTGVLSGMFGVGGGFVIVPALVLFSGMAIHQAVGTSLFVIVLVSISGVASHVAGGNPLSIDVAIQFMIGGFAGMWLGGLVAKRLKGPTLQKTFSIAVVLVAMFVIFKSVVL; from the coding sequence ATGTTCGGCCTAGCGATCTTCTTTGGGGCGATCGTTGGCTTCGCCTTGGGATTAACCGGCGGAGGCGGAGGGATTTTCGCTGTTCCGTTGCTCGTTTACGGGTTGTCCGTTGCACCACGCGAAGCGGTTGGGATCTCGTTGGCGTCGGTTGGTGGGACTGCACTTTTCGGAGCGTTGCCACGACTGAGGCGCGGCGAAGTGGAGTTGCGCACCGGGCTGCTGTTCGCGGTTGCCGGAATGATGGGGGCGCCGGTCGGAGCATACCTGTCAAAGCTGGTGCCCGAGCAAATTCTGCTGGTTCTGTTTGCGATTCTCATGCTTGTTGTCGCGTCTCGGATGTGGTCGAAGGCAAAGGATCCAACACTGGCCAGCGGCGTTTGCGTCACCGAAAGCGAGCCGGGTCGTGACCGCAGCGCGTGCCAACGAGACGAAGACGGCAAACTTCGCTTGACTTCGAAGTGTGCTCGACTGCTCGTGTTGGTCGGCCTGATGACAGGGGTTCTTTCGGGCATGTTCGGCGTTGGCGGAGGGTTTGTCATTGTTCCCGCATTGGTGCTGTTCAGCGGAATGGCGATCCACCAAGCCGTTGGCACATCGCTGTTTGTCATCGTCTTGGTTAGCATCAGCGGCGTGGCATCCCATGTCGCCGGCGGCAATCCGCTTTCGATCGACGTTGCGATTCAATTCATGATCGGTGGATTTGCTGGGATGTGGCTTGGCGGCTTGGTGGCTAAGCGATTGAAAGGCCCCACGCTTCAAAAAACCTTTTCCATCGCAGTCGTCTTGGTTGCGATGTTCGTGATCTTCAAGTCGGTTGTTTTGTAA
- a CDS encoding alpha-amylase family protein, translated as MNRLQNTIASGPSHEHSSCSDGYKKNTHCCLYLKCTPLLLLLFITPAFAQDVDFGSPERVKPFEGTWGIRILLPTSQDQKALDDFDVPAFIDQVTQLKSISYVMINLHNGHYGSYHNAPHPELRAVLGRKHFPDRDLFGEVADALVDHDLKVLVYFSSPAFDWAEKYVPDRSIKAVWEKHIQSQSMSHWDAVSKLIVKHYSDQYRGKISGWWFDRTKRTIANAPTTDAEYQTLARAARSGNPNSIVAFHYRVGPVNRGTRYCDYTAGHPHPMAYSKGPWDNVNLRMVTAIENGPYIQGAFVNDQAKPTATPDQGTLGHIFMPFQRNWKNGDPNFPTDQALDWMTRVVNAGGFYTWAVARNGGLFAEPQFQQLLEMDAAMEQDERSVHGD; from the coding sequence ATGAATAGATTGCAAAACACAATTGCAAGCGGACCGAGTCATGAACATTCGTCATGTTCAGACGGGTACAAAAAGAACACTCATTGCTGCTTGTATTTAAAATGCACCCCTCTACTTCTGCTGCTTTTTATCACGCCGGCATTCGCCCAGGATGTTGATTTTGGCAGTCCCGAACGCGTGAAACCCTTTGAAGGAACTTGGGGCATCCGAATATTGCTACCGACATCACAAGACCAAAAAGCCTTGGATGATTTTGATGTCCCTGCTTTCATTGACCAAGTCACTCAATTGAAATCGATCTCCTATGTAATGATCAACCTTCATAATGGACATTACGGAAGTTATCACAACGCGCCGCATCCAGAATTGCGGGCGGTGCTTGGCAGAAAGCACTTCCCAGACCGCGACCTTTTTGGCGAAGTGGCGGACGCTCTGGTAGACCATGACCTAAAAGTTCTTGTCTACTTTAGCTCTCCAGCATTTGATTGGGCAGAGAAGTACGTTCCAGATCGATCCATCAAGGCTGTTTGGGAGAAACATATCCAATCCCAATCGATGTCCCATTGGGATGCTGTGTCGAAGCTGATTGTGAAACACTATTCAGATCAATATAGAGGGAAGATCTCCGGTTGGTGGTTTGACCGAACAAAGAGAACGATAGCAAACGCCCCAACGACGGATGCGGAGTACCAAACCTTGGCAAGAGCTGCCCGCAGTGGGAACCCCAATTCGATCGTAGCTTTTCATTATCGTGTAGGCCCCGTAAATCGGGGAACTCGCTACTGCGACTATACCGCGGGGCACCCCCATCCGATGGCCTACTCAAAGGGCCCATGGGATAATGTGAACTTGAGAATGGTAACGGCGATTGAAAACGGGCCTTATATACAGGGCGCCTTTGTCAATGATCAAGCCAAGCCTACCGCGACACCTGATCAAGGCACTTTGGGTCACATTTTCATGCCATTTCAAAGGAATTGGAAAAACGGGGACCCCAATTTCCCTACAGACCAGGCACTAGATTGGATGACGCGGGTCGTAAATGCTGGGGGGTTTTATACATGGGCCGTCGCACGGAATGGAGGCCTGTTTGCTGAACCTCAATTTCAGCAGTTACTTGAGATGGATGCAGCCATGGAACAAGATGAGCGTTCAGTCCACGGTGATTAG